A window of candidate division KSB1 bacterium contains these coding sequences:
- a CDS encoding T9SS type A sorting domain-containing protein, giving the protein MWGLISENGSEAVFRDTRFRTVGLMFKQSDSVHVSNITNSSSHTNDVIGVPDRHLKLINSDVQTWSYYASGEVRLTIENSVFGECLSQDSSHVTINNSVCDGTGGYIGAFNKSATIVVGSMIRSQAVSRNNAFLIGAESAFMGPHINADEESIMFLANVKTVSEPEAKQSAVVFQSELFYQEGNIDSEFPLHGTARIKSGPECDIQLEGYKLHYSPAAQDPVWRTVDGMRHNPVYRGQLGIWPTHGLVAGDYALRLTLYHSWNDSVSMISRARLLAPVGLQANSGQIPKAFSLDQNYPNPFNSETLIQFFIPGIENVSLQVYNILGNLVFEKQYPMLKPGHHTLRFNGKDLPSGVYIYRVCTDELELKKRMMLYK; this is encoded by the coding sequence ATGTGGGGACTGATATCAGAAAACGGCTCAGAAGCTGTGTTCCGGGATACACGATTTCGCACCGTAGGGCTCATGTTTAAACAATCAGATTCAGTTCATGTGAGCAATATCACCAATTCTTCATCACACACGAATGATGTGATCGGGGTGCCGGACAGACATTTGAAATTGATCAACAGTGATGTGCAGACCTGGAGTTATTATGCATCCGGTGAGGTACGACTAACGATTGAAAATTCTGTGTTTGGAGAATGTTTGTCACAAGACAGCTCACATGTCACGATAAACAACTCGGTTTGTGACGGGACCGGCGGTTATATAGGCGCATTCAACAAATCTGCAACCATTGTTGTAGGCAGCATGATCCGGTCGCAGGCAGTATCCCGCAACAATGCGTTTTTGATCGGCGCTGAATCCGCATTTATGGGGCCGCATATTAATGCGGATGAAGAGTCTATTATGTTTCTGGCTAATGTCAAGACCGTATCAGAACCTGAAGCAAAGCAGTCTGCTGTCGTGTTTCAGTCTGAATTGTTCTATCAGGAAGGTAATATCGACAGTGAATTTCCTTTACATGGAACGGCGCGAATAAAAAGCGGTCCGGAATGCGATATTCAGTTAGAGGGGTATAAATTGCACTACAGCCCGGCTGCTCAAGATCCGGTATGGCGGACTGTTGACGGTATGCGCCACAATCCGGTCTATCGCGGTCAATTGGGGATATGGCCCACTCACGGACTGGTTGCCGGTGATTATGCATTGCGTTTGACATTGTATCACAGCTGGAATGATTCTGTTTCTATGATTTCCCGCGCCAGACTTTTGGCGCCTGTTGGCCTTCAGGCAAATAGTGGGCAGATTCCTAAAGCGTTTTCTCTGGATCAGAATTATCCGAATCCTTTCAATTCGGAGACGTTGATACAGTTTTTTATCCCCGGAATTGAAAATGTGTCTCTGCAGGTTTATAATATTCTCGGGAATCTTGTCTTTGAAAAACAATATCCTATGCTAAAACCGGGTCATCACACGCTTCGCTTTAACGGAAAGGATTTGCCCAGTGGGGTTTACATTTATCGCGTGTGCACCGATGAGCTTGAACTGAAGAAACGTATGATGCTTTACAAATAG
- a CDS encoding LacI family DNA-binding transcriptional regulator translates to MKTIKDIAQAANCSVSTVSKALNNRSDVSQTTKKRILKIAKENNFYPNAFGKALKSKSTENIGVIFCRESQPLSSNPFYSRVLEGIEAELAIHNYNLVLQLISDENKSEIPKMIRERQIDGLILVGVINQTFVDQLKQIDLPLILIDPKIEQESKWCQILIDNEDGAMQAVQYLIQSGHQRIGFISGDLERQSFSQRFRGYKRALKFNNIPFSEELVQTGGLEKGYEHTARLLDLDNPPTALFSANDINAIYAYKAITERGLAIAGDISVVGFDDIELSRMASPPLTTVRVYKEEMGSIAVRRMISVIQDSDIEPNTTLVPTRLVVRESVRHI, encoded by the coding sequence TTGAAAACCATCAAGGACATCGCTCAAGCTGCTAATTGTTCTGTTTCAACCGTCTCTAAAGCTCTGAATAACAGATCTGATGTAAGTCAGACCACAAAAAAACGAATCCTAAAAATTGCCAAAGAAAATAATTTCTACCCGAATGCGTTTGGAAAAGCATTAAAGAGCAAATCTACAGAAAATATCGGTGTTATTTTTTGCCGCGAGAGTCAGCCGCTGTCCAGTAATCCGTTTTATTCCCGGGTGTTGGAAGGCATTGAAGCCGAGTTGGCTATTCACAATTACAACCTTGTTCTACAGCTGATTTCGGATGAAAACAAGAGCGAAATTCCAAAAATGATCCGTGAGCGACAGATCGATGGTTTGATACTCGTCGGGGTGATCAATCAGACATTTGTAGACCAGTTGAAACAAATCGATCTTCCTCTTATTTTGATTGATCCCAAGATTGAACAGGAATCAAAATGGTGCCAAATTTTGATAGATAACGAAGACGGCGCCATGCAGGCGGTGCAATATTTGATTCAAAGCGGCCATCAACGAATCGGTTTTATCAGCGGGGATCTGGAACGGCAAAGCTTTTCTCAGAGGTTCAGGGGATATAAACGGGCGCTGAAATTCAACAATATACCCTTTAGTGAAGAACTGGTTCAAACCGGCGGCCTGGAAAAAGGCTACGAGCACACCGCCAGATTACTCGATCTGGATAATCCGCCCACTGCCCTTTTTTCTGCTAATGATATTAATGCCATTTATGCTTATAAAGCTATTACTGAACGCGGACTGGCGATTGCAGGAGATATCAGTGTGGTCGGCTTTGATGATATCGAACTGTCGCGCATGGCGTCACCGCCTTTAACCACAGTCCGGGTTTATAAAGAAGAAATGGGGTCCATAGCCGTCAGACGCATGATCAGCGTCATCCAGGACAGCGATATTGAGCCCAATACCACACTGGTTCCCACACGATTGGTGGTACGTGAATCCGTGCGGCATATTTAA